In Zobellia roscoffensis, the following are encoded in one genomic region:
- the tamL gene encoding translocation and assembly module lipoprotein TamL: MGKMLRFIKTAAKISLLFVVLVINSCNTLKRVSEDEFLLKKNTIYADSVEVKDEDIESLILQEPNTNLLGYPLRLNLYNLAKKNPDSSYNAWLDRNEKRERRLISLLSKKQVDRLGESFLVSGLSEWLKKVGEAPSILDTARTKRTLERLSAYYGSKGYFNNNTSYQIDSLVEKRRASVSYQIDLGEPFMIDSVSRKIASKAIDSIYLLHKNEAFVQDGDQFDLSKFASERERLSAIFRNSGIYNFQESSVSYNIATDTTKLANDQQMNIELNIDNFKKRGDSAVTSSEYKVYKFDKINIYTDFLYDEHNSDQKFIRYGDYTIFYRNKLRFKPKTLANAVFFEKDSIYKDIDRTRTYRQITNLGVFKYPTITSTPNDSSATLDANIYLAARPKYSLGTSFEVTRSNIQQIGLALSPSLQARNLFGGAENLNLAGRLSIGASNDPSIIDSRFFNIQEFGADLTLDIPRIWLPFISTNTIIPSYTLPRTRISIGTSFQKNIGLDKQAFNTILGYNWVPSDFIKHDVELLNIQFVRNVNPDRFFNVYGNSYNQLDNIADSFDSYNDAIAYPELTRNFETSESSDDPSLRIPTGTTEFTKAILNNDVPSTTEQFQTVSRIEERRQRLTENNLIFASNYTFNLNNRKGITDNNFFQFRFKLESAGNALSLLSNIIPFNENDNEDQLVFGVPYSQYIKTEFDYVKYWSISRSNVLAFRSFFGIAIPYGNSDNIPFVRSYFAGGANDIRAWSPYSLGPGRTDAINDFNEANLKIGLNLEYRFPVIGNLKGALFADAGNIWNVFDNVEDPEATFTSLKSLEDIALGTGFGLRYDFTYFVLRADLGFKTYNPAEETAKRWFRDYNFANSVLQIGINYPF, from the coding sequence ATGGGCAAAATGTTACGCTTTATTAAGACCGCTGCTAAAATAAGCCTATTATTTGTAGTTCTGGTTATCAACTCGTGTAACACGCTAAAACGGGTTAGCGAAGATGAGTTCTTGCTTAAAAAGAACACCATCTATGCAGACAGTGTAGAGGTTAAAGATGAGGATATTGAAAGTCTGATCCTCCAAGAACCTAACACCAACCTTCTAGGCTACCCATTACGGTTAAACCTATACAACTTAGCTAAGAAAAACCCTGATTCCTCGTATAACGCCTGGTTAGACCGAAACGAAAAGAGAGAACGCAGACTCATTAGCCTTCTTTCTAAAAAGCAAGTTGATCGTTTAGGCGAGTCATTTTTAGTAAGCGGATTGAGCGAATGGCTCAAAAAAGTTGGGGAAGCACCTTCTATTTTAGATACCGCAAGAACCAAGCGCACCTTAGAGAGGCTAAGTGCCTACTATGGCAGTAAGGGCTATTTTAACAACAATACAAGCTACCAAATAGACTCTCTTGTTGAAAAAAGACGGGCTTCCGTTTCATACCAAATAGACCTAGGCGAGCCTTTTATGATTGATTCCGTATCTAGAAAAATAGCATCAAAAGCTATAGATTCTATTTACCTGCTTCATAAGAATGAAGCGTTTGTTCAAGATGGGGACCAGTTTGACCTTTCTAAATTTGCTAGCGAAAGAGAGCGCTTAAGTGCTATTTTTAGAAATTCAGGTATTTATAACTTTCAAGAAAGCTCCGTTTCCTATAATATAGCTACCGATACTACCAAATTAGCCAATGATCAACAAATGAACATTGAGCTGAACATAGATAATTTTAAGAAACGAGGCGACAGCGCCGTAACAAGTTCAGAATACAAGGTGTATAAATTTGACAAAATCAATATTTACACAGATTTCCTTTACGATGAACATAATAGCGACCAGAAGTTTATTCGCTATGGAGATTACACTATATTCTACAGAAACAAGCTAAGGTTCAAACCTAAAACTTTAGCAAATGCCGTATTTTTTGAAAAAGACAGCATCTATAAAGATATAGACCGTACACGTACCTATAGACAGATCACCAACTTAGGCGTTTTTAAATACCCCACCATTACATCAACTCCTAATGACAGCTCTGCTACACTAGACGCTAACATATATTTGGCCGCTCGTCCAAAATATTCACTCGGAACCTCTTTTGAAGTCACCCGTTCCAACATTCAACAAATTGGTTTAGCCTTAAGCCCTTCTTTGCAGGCCAGAAACCTCTTTGGTGGGGCCGAGAATTTAAATTTAGCGGGTAGATTAAGTATTGGAGCATCTAATGACCCAAGTATTATTGATAGTCGATTTTTCAACATTCAAGAATTTGGTGCAGATTTAACCTTAGATATCCCTAGAATTTGGCTGCCATTTATAAGTACCAATACAATTATACCTAGCTATACCCTACCCAGAACACGTATTTCTATTGGTACCAGTTTCCAAAAGAATATAGGACTGGACAAACAAGCCTTCAACACTATTCTGGGCTATAATTGGGTTCCGTCAGATTTTATTAAGCATGATGTGGAATTATTGAATATCCAGTTTGTTAGAAACGTTAACCCTGATCGATTTTTTAACGTTTATGGAAACTCATACAACCAGCTTGATAATATTGCAGATAGTTTTGACAGCTACAACGATGCCATTGCCTATCCTGAGCTAACAAGAAATTTTGAAACTTCTGAAAGCTCGGATGACCCTAGTTTACGTATTCCTACAGGAACTACAGAGTTTACAAAAGCAATTCTTAACAATGATGTACCCAGTACAACTGAACAGTTCCAGACCGTAAGTAGAATTGAAGAAAGAAGGCAACGTCTTACCGAAAACAATCTTATTTTTGCCAGTAATTACACCTTTAATCTAAATAACCGTAAAGGCATTACAGATAACAATTTCTTTCAATTTAGATTTAAATTGGAAAGCGCTGGTAACGCTCTATCTTTACTTTCCAATATAATTCCGTTTAACGAAAATGATAATGAGGACCAATTGGTTTTTGGTGTTCCCTACAGTCAATATATAAAGACCGAATTTGATTATGTAAAATATTGGTCCATATCCCGAAGCAACGTTTTAGCCTTTAGGAGCTTTTTTGGCATTGCAATTCCATATGGTAATTCTGATAACATTCCGTTTGTGCGCAGTTATTTTGCCGGTGGCGCAAATGACATTAGAGCATGGTCTCCCTACTCTCTGGGACCGGGCCGTACGGATGCGATTAATGATTTTAACGAAGCCAACCTAAAAATAGGTCTCAATTTAGAATACCGTTTTCCAGTGATAGGTAATCTTAAAGGTGCGCTTTTTGCCGATGCAGGAAATATTTGGAATGTTTTTGATAATGTTGAAGACCCTGAAGCCACCTTCACAAGCTTAAAATCATTAGAAGATATTGCCTTAGGAACTGGTTTTGGCCTAAGATATGACTTCACTTATTTTGTACTACGTGCAGATTTGGGCTTTAAAACCTATAATCCAGCTGAAGAAACAGCAAAAAGATGGTTCAGAGATTATAATTTTGCCAATTCTGTGCTTCAGATTGGTATTAACTATCCGTTCTAA
- the fbaA gene encoding class II fructose-bisphosphate aldolase, whose protein sequence is MAHSIKPGVATGDEVQAIFNYAKEKGFALPAVNVIGSDTINGVLETAATLNAPVIIQFSNGGAQFNAGKGLSNEGQKAAVLGAVAGAKHVHQLAEAYGATVILHTDHCAKKLLPWIDGLLDASEKHFAETGKSLFSSHMIDLSEEPLEENIEICKGYLERMSKMNMTLEIELGITGGEEDGVDNSDVDDSKLYTQPEEVAYAYEELSKVSPRFTIAAAFGNVHGVYKPGNVKLTPKILKNSQEFITKKYGVEENHIDFVFHGGSGSTVEEIREGISYGVIKMNIDTDLQYAFLAGVRDYVQDKKDYLQAQIGNPNGSDEPNKKFYDPRVWLREGEKSFVERLKKAFEDLNNVNTL, encoded by the coding sequence ATGGCTCACAGTATAAAACCAGGTGTCGCAACAGGTGACGAAGTACAAGCAATCTTTAACTATGCTAAAGAAAAAGGGTTTGCCCTTCCAGCAGTAAACGTTATTGGTTCTGACACAATTAATGGTGTCCTAGAAACAGCAGCAACTTTAAATGCTCCTGTAATTATTCAATTTTCTAATGGCGGTGCTCAGTTCAACGCTGGTAAAGGCTTGTCTAATGAGGGTCAAAAAGCAGCCGTTCTTGGTGCTGTAGCCGGAGCAAAACATGTACACCAATTAGCAGAAGCTTATGGTGCTACTGTTATTCTTCATACGGATCACTGTGCAAAGAAATTATTACCTTGGATAGACGGACTTTTAGATGCTAGTGAAAAGCATTTTGCTGAAACAGGAAAATCTCTTTTCAGTTCTCACATGATTGACCTTTCAGAAGAACCGCTTGAGGAGAATATTGAAATCTGTAAAGGGTACTTAGAGCGCATGAGCAAAATGAACATGACGTTAGAGATAGAACTTGGTATTACAGGTGGCGAAGAAGATGGTGTTGACAATTCTGATGTTGATGACTCTAAATTGTACACACAACCAGAAGAAGTAGCTTATGCATATGAAGAACTTTCTAAAGTAAGCCCAAGATTTACAATTGCAGCTGCTTTTGGTAACGTTCATGGTGTATACAAACCTGGTAACGTAAAATTGACTCCAAAAATTCTTAAAAATTCTCAAGAGTTCATCACTAAAAAATACGGCGTAGAAGAAAACCATATCGATTTTGTTTTCCATGGTGGGTCTGGCTCTACTGTTGAAGAAATTAGAGAAGGTATTAGCTACGGTGTTATTAAAATGAATATTGATACAGATTTACAGTATGCATTTTTAGCTGGTGTACGTGATTATGTTCAAGATAAGAAAGACTATCTTCAAGCTCAGATTGGAAATCCAAATGGATCTGATGAGCCTAACAAAAAGTTCTACGACCCAAGAGTTTGGTTACGCGAAGGAGAAAAGTCTTTCGTTGAGCGTTTGAAAAAGGCTTTTGAAGATTTAAATAATGTAAATACCTTATAG
- a CDS encoding DUF302 domain-containing protein, giving the protein MNLKFFTGIFLALAFVACDEDETKEPETTDTAPNVIGMNFLKSTQSFDETYAVLKASLEANDNIKIVAEVDHAANAASVGLELNPTKIIFFGNPNLGTPLMQVNQQAGLDLPQRILVYQNDSEEVYVGYNSTVYLANRHTLGDVSTLSAIAGALKNLSENAGVEEVTEQPSEVIADYNVFTVASPETFDATYEGIMSVIDENPNLKIVAELDHQANAANVELELLPTKVIIFGNPKLGTPLMQDKQTSALDLPQKILVYQNSEGGVKIAFNSPELFMSRHGVTDNDATLETILAALQGIATSINQ; this is encoded by the coding sequence ATGAATTTGAAATTTTTTACAGGTATTTTCTTGGCATTAGCTTTTGTTGCTTGCGACGAAGATGAAACAAAAGAACCTGAAACAACGGATACTGCTCCGAATGTAATAGGTATGAACTTTTTAAAAAGTACGCAATCTTTTGATGAGACCTATGCCGTGCTCAAAGCTAGTTTAGAGGCGAATGATAATATTAAAATCGTAGCGGAGGTTGATCACGCAGCTAACGCAGCTTCTGTAGGATTGGAGTTGAACCCGACAAAAATAATTTTCTTTGGCAATCCTAATTTAGGAACGCCATTGATGCAGGTAAACCAACAGGCCGGATTGGATTTGCCACAACGTATTTTAGTCTATCAAAATGATAGTGAAGAAGTTTATGTAGGATATAATTCTACAGTTTATTTGGCTAACCGTCATACGCTTGGTGATGTGTCTACATTATCGGCTATTGCGGGTGCATTGAAGAATTTAAGTGAAAATGCGGGCGTTGAAGAAGTAACGGAACAGCCCAGCGAAGTAATTGCAGATTATAATGTGTTTACAGTTGCAAGTCCAGAAACATTTGACGCTACCTACGAAGGTATAATGAGTGTGATTGATGAGAATCCAAATCTTAAAATCGTTGCGGAGTTAGATCATCAAGCCAACGCAGCCAATGTTGAGTTGGAATTGTTACCTACTAAAGTAATTATTTTTGGTAACCCAAAGTTGGGAACGCCGTTAATGCAAGACAAGCAAACTTCAGCACTAGATTTGCCGCAAAAGATATTGGTGTATCAAAATTCGGAGGGCGGGGTAAAAATTGCTTTTAACAGTCCTGAGCTATTTATGTCAAGACATGGTGTTACGGATAATGACGCTACTTTAGAAACTATTTTAGCTGCATTACAAGGTATTGCTACATCTATAAACCAATAG
- the rpsO gene encoding 30S ribosomal protein S15, protein MYLTKEVKAEIFKKHGGSETNTGSTEGQIALFTHRINHLTGHLKKNHKDYNTERSLVKLVGKRRSLLDYMIKNDIVKYRELIKELGIRK, encoded by the coding sequence ATGTATTTAACAAAAGAAGTAAAAGCCGAAATCTTTAAGAAACACGGCGGTAGTGAAACAAACACAGGTTCTACAGAAGGCCAAATCGCTTTGTTCACACACAGAATTAATCACCTAACCGGTCACTTAAAAAAGAACCACAAAGATTACAACACTGAGCGTTCATTGGTAAAACTGGTAGGTAAAAGAAGAAGCCTACTTGATTACATGATAAAGAACGATATTGTTAAGTATCGTGAGCTTATTAAAGAACTAGGTATTAGAAAATAA
- a CDS encoding TrmH family RNA methyltransferase, whose protein sequence is MVSKNQIKLVKSLHQKKYRNIHNLFVAEGIKVVRELVNSDFKVNSLFSSDSEISLGTTEAIELVAEGELKKMSALTAPNKIIGVFEIPQTQKPNFDGWVVVLDDIRDPGNLGTIIRLCDWFGVEHLVCSSNTVDCYNPKTLQATMGSISRVNIGYTDLRGFLKESKVDVYGAFMEGDVVYGTDMPKSGILVMGNEANGVSEEIEALVTQKISIPQFGKSTTESLNVATATAILLNEIRRN, encoded by the coding sequence ATGGTTTCAAAAAATCAAATCAAACTTGTAAAAAGTCTACATCAAAAAAAGTACCGAAATATTCATAACCTTTTTGTTGCCGAAGGAATAAAGGTGGTTAGGGAGTTGGTAAACTCTGATTTTAAGGTGAATTCCCTGTTTAGTTCGGATTCAGAAATTAGTTTGGGAACTACAGAGGCTATAGAGCTTGTTGCAGAGGGGGAATTAAAAAAAATGAGTGCGTTAACAGCTCCAAATAAAATTATAGGGGTTTTTGAAATACCGCAAACTCAAAAGCCAAATTTTGATGGATGGGTAGTTGTACTTGATGATATACGGGATCCAGGGAATTTAGGAACCATTATAAGGTTGTGCGATTGGTTTGGTGTAGAGCATTTGGTTTGCTCTTCCAATACGGTAGATTGTTATAATCCTAAGACTCTGCAAGCTACAATGGGTTCTATATCTAGGGTGAATATTGGTTATACGGATTTACGAGGTTTCCTAAAAGAATCTAAAGTAGATGTGTACGGTGCTTTTATGGAGGGTGATGTTGTATATGGAACGGACATGCCCAAATCTGGAATATTGGTAATGGGCAATGAGGCTAATGGTGTTTCTGAGGAAATAGAAGCTTTAGTAACGCAGAAAATTAGTATTCCGCAGTTTGGAAAAAGTACAACAGAAAGTCTAAACGTTGCAACAGCTACGGCTATTTTGCTAAACGAAATTAGAAGGAATTAG
- the accD gene encoding acetyl-CoA carboxylase, carboxyltransferase subunit beta gives MTAWFRRKEKGIQTATEEKKDTPKGLWYKSPTGKIVESEVLAKNFYVSPEDDYHVRIGSKEYFEMLFDDNKFRELDAKLTSKDPLKFEDTKKYSERLKAAQKKTGLNDAVRTGFGKSLGKDIVIACMDFNFIGGSMGSVVGEKIARGIDYAIKRKVPFVMISKSGGARMMEAALSLMQLAKTSAKLAQLAEAKLPYISLCTDPTTGGTTASYAMLGDINISEPGALIGFAGPRVVKEATGKELPDGFQTAEFVKEHGFLDFISHRRDLKKKINLYIDLIQNNPVRTEKASA, from the coding sequence ATGACGGCTTGGTTCAGAAGAAAGGAAAAGGGAATACAAACAGCTACCGAAGAGAAAAAAGACACCCCAAAAGGGTTGTGGTACAAGTCTCCAACAGGTAAAATTGTTGAATCAGAAGTACTTGCTAAAAACTTTTATGTAAGTCCTGAAGACGATTACCACGTTCGCATAGGTAGCAAAGAGTATTTTGAAATGCTTTTTGATGATAATAAATTCAGGGAACTGGATGCCAAACTGACCTCTAAAGACCCTTTAAAATTTGAGGATACCAAAAAATATTCTGAACGTTTAAAGGCTGCCCAGAAGAAAACAGGACTTAACGATGCCGTTAGAACCGGTTTTGGAAAGTCTTTGGGCAAAGACATAGTTATAGCATGTATGGACTTTAATTTTATTGGTGGATCTATGGGTAGCGTAGTTGGCGAAAAAATTGCGCGCGGTATAGATTATGCTATAAAGAGAAAAGTTCCTTTTGTAATGATTTCAAAATCTGGTGGTGCTCGTATGATGGAAGCCGCCCTGTCTCTAATGCAACTAGCCAAAACATCGGCCAAATTAGCACAATTGGCAGAAGCTAAACTTCCGTACATATCACTATGTACCGATCCTACTACTGGAGGTACTACCGCATCCTATGCAATGTTGGGAGATATAAACATATCTGAACCTGGGGCATTAATAGGTTTTGCAGGACCCAGAGTAGTAAAAGAAGCTACAGGAAAAGAACTTCCTGATGGTTTCCAAACTGCAGAATTCGTAAAAGAGCATGGGTTTCTTGATTTCATTTCTCATAGAAGAGACTTAAAAAAGAAAATCAACCTTTATATCGATTTAATTCAGAATAACCCTGTTAGAACTGAAAAGGCTTCAGCATGA
- the ubiE gene encoding bifunctional demethylmenaquinone methyltransferase/2-methoxy-6-polyprenyl-1,4-benzoquinol methylase UbiE: MAKKVTPYKDSVLGKKDQVTQMFDNISENYDGLNRVISFGIDIKWRKRVVAILKAKQPKTVLDIATGTGDLAINLVETGANKIVGLDISPGMLEVGKNKVAQKKLDKTIEMVVGDSENLPFETNSFDAITVAFGVRNFETLEKGLSEIYRVLAPNGTFVVLETSVPTKTPFKQGYNLYIKYMLPAIGKLFSKDKSAYTYLSESASVFPHGNAFNNILRKIGFIEVENKPQTFGVASIYVATK, encoded by the coding sequence ATGGCCAAAAAGGTTACGCCCTATAAAGATTCTGTGCTTGGCAAAAAAGACCAAGTCACCCAAATGTTCGATAATATATCGGAAAATTACGATGGCCTTAATCGGGTTATTTCTTTTGGTATTGATATTAAATGGCGTAAACGAGTCGTTGCTATTTTAAAGGCCAAACAACCAAAGACCGTATTGGATATTGCTACCGGAACGGGTGATTTAGCTATAAATTTAGTAGAAACCGGAGCTAATAAAATAGTAGGTCTAGACATCTCTCCTGGAATGCTGGAGGTTGGCAAAAACAAAGTAGCACAGAAAAAGCTAGACAAGACAATTGAGATGGTAGTTGGCGATAGTGAAAATCTACCTTTTGAAACCAATAGCTTTGATGCCATTACGGTTGCTTTTGGGGTACGTAATTTTGAAACTTTAGAAAAAGGTTTATCCGAAATATACCGGGTACTTGCCCCTAATGGCACTTTTGTAGTTCTTGAAACGTCCGTACCTACCAAAACACCTTTTAAACAAGGCTATAATCTCTACATTAAATATATGTTGCCTGCCATTGGGAAACTATTTTCTAAGGACAAATCTGCTTACACCTATTTGAGTGAGTCCGCTTCTGTTTTCCCTCATGGTAATGCGTTCAACAATATTTTACGGAAAATCGGGTTTATAGAGGTAGAGAACAAACCCCAAACATTTGGGGTTGCATCTATATACGTTGCTACAAAATAA
- the porT gene encoding type IX secretion/gliding motility protein PorT/SprT: protein MKRFFLLLGGILFLSLPANAQFNSNPVLNIENKDKKFLNYGYFLGFNRYGFKFDYKQDRGNQGTDIQVLQSTGFNVGLIGEMRLNEFLDVRIEPGLYYNARTLGFPGFTATEEGARDAITEVKSTYINFPVLLKIGTRRFGNFKPFLVAGPSASLNLGSNEESIDDNSSGTFRMKKWTYNYELGFGIDFYLEYFKFTPSIRGVFGLTDELVRDNDPNSPWTGNIDSMKTRGLFVNFTFE from the coding sequence ATGAAAAGATTTTTTTTGCTTTTGGGAGGTATTTTATTTCTGTCCCTACCGGCGAATGCCCAATTTAACTCTAACCCCGTTCTAAATATTGAGAACAAGGATAAAAAGTTCCTGAACTACGGATATTTTCTTGGGTTTAATAGATACGGATTTAAATTTGACTACAAACAAGACAGAGGGAATCAAGGCACCGACATTCAAGTTTTACAATCCACAGGTTTTAACGTAGGTCTTATTGGTGAAATGCGACTGAACGAATTTTTAGATGTACGTATAGAGCCAGGCTTATACTATAATGCCCGAACTTTAGGTTTCCCTGGCTTTACAGCTACAGAAGAAGGTGCTAGAGATGCGATAACCGAAGTAAAATCTACTTATATAAATTTTCCCGTTCTCTTAAAAATAGGAACAAGACGTTTTGGTAATTTCAAACCCTTTTTAGTTGCCGGACCATCTGCCTCTTTAAACTTAGGAAGTAACGAAGAAAGTATTGACGATAATAGTAGTGGTACTTTTAGAATGAAAAAATGGACCTACAACTACGAACTTGGTTTTGGAATTGATTTCTATTTGGAATATTTTAAGTTCACACCTTCTATTCGCGGTGTTTTTGGCCTAACGGATGAATTGGTTCGTGACAACGACCCTAATAGCCCATGGACAGGAAACATAGATAGTATGAAAACCAGAGGTCTTTTTGTCAATTTCACTTTTGAATAA
- the trkA gene encoding Trk system potassium transporter TrkA: MKIIIAGAGEVGFHLAKLLSYESQDITLIDTRKESLAYADTHLDIRVLRGDATSVSVLKDADVQNSRLVIGVTSSETTNITLCMLAKQLGCKRTIARISNTEFIENQEEINFPNLGIDELISPEELAATEIQLLLNKSAFNDTYEFEEGKLIMIGVSLPASAPFVGKMVKEAARIFPELNFMPIALQRTGTQYTVVPRGDTVFKHGDQVYFITTKEGVEQLYKLTGKKKESIRNVMILGGSKVGFKAARDLCASKFNVKLIEKDKEKAFDLADDLPNALVINGDGRNVELLEEESLESMDAFIAVTGNSETNIMSCLVAKSKHIKKTIAMVENMDYFQLSHSIGIDTLINKKLLAANNIFRHIRKGEVVALMRLNNLNAEILEFVVKPNSRVTGSVIRELKFPRAATIGGVIRGEEGIIALGGFEIQAGDRVVVCCLPEAIPKIERLFL; encoded by the coding sequence ATGAAAATTATAATCGCAGGTGCTGGTGAAGTAGGTTTTCACTTAGCTAAACTGCTATCTTACGAATCCCAGGATATTACGCTCATCGATACAAGAAAAGAGAGTCTGGCCTATGCCGATACTCACTTGGATATTCGTGTACTAAGAGGCGATGCTACTTCTGTATCCGTGCTTAAAGATGCCGATGTGCAGAACTCTAGGCTGGTTATTGGGGTAACTTCCTCTGAAACCACTAACATTACGTTATGTATGTTGGCCAAACAATTGGGGTGTAAGCGAACTATTGCGAGAATATCCAATACTGAATTTATCGAAAACCAAGAAGAAATAAATTTTCCTAATTTGGGTATAGATGAGTTGATATCGCCTGAAGAGCTTGCCGCTACAGAGATTCAACTGTTATTGAACAAGTCGGCATTTAATGATACCTACGAGTTTGAAGAAGGTAAGCTGATCATGATAGGGGTTTCCTTGCCGGCTTCTGCACCTTTTGTGGGTAAAATGGTGAAAGAGGCAGCAAGAATATTTCCTGAGCTGAACTTTATGCCTATCGCTTTACAGCGTACGGGAACCCAGTATACGGTAGTGCCCCGTGGTGATACTGTCTTCAAACACGGTGATCAGGTTTATTTTATTACTACTAAGGAAGGAGTAGAGCAGTTGTATAAGCTTACCGGTAAGAAGAAAGAATCAATTAGAAATGTAATGATTCTGGGCGGTAGTAAAGTGGGCTTCAAAGCGGCTCGAGACCTTTGTGCAAGTAAGTTTAACGTAAAGCTGATTGAAAAAGATAAGGAAAAAGCCTTTGATCTTGCGGACGACCTACCCAATGCTCTTGTAATTAATGGTGATGGACGAAATGTTGAATTGTTAGAAGAGGAGAGTCTGGAGTCCATGGACGCATTTATAGCGGTTACCGGAAATTCCGAAACCAATATTATGTCCTGTTTGGTAGCAAAATCCAAGCATATTAAGAAAACCATAGCAATGGTTGAGAATATGGATTACTTTCAGCTATCCCATTCTATAGGTATAGATACGTTGATAAATAAAAAGCTATTAGCAGCAAACAATATCTTTAGACATATACGTAAAGGTGAAGTAGTGGCGTTGATGCGCTTAAACAACCTTAATGCGGAGATCTTGGAGTTTGTGGTTAAACCAAACTCAAGGGTAACAGGCAGTGTTATTCGTGAACTTAAATTTCCAAGAGCAGCTACCATTGGCGGTGTTATTCGTGGAGAGGAAGGAATCATTGCCTTAGGGGGATTTGAAATACAGGCGGGTGACCGAGTTGTAGTTTGTTGTCTTCCGGAAGCCATTCCAAAAATAGAACGATTGTTTCTTTAA